TTTTCGAATACGCGGGAGCTTACGCATGGACGATTTCCCATCACGATTTTCTCAGTCATCCCCACCCGGAACACGTGTATGTTCGGGATGGGGAAGTGCTTGCTCAGGAAGATGCTGGAACGCTTCCTCGAGAAAAGTGAGAATATCCAGAGACACGGGATAGAGTCCGAGCTCCGCGGACGTCTCCTCGGATTTACGCGCCTGCCAGAATTTATCGATGAGAACAGGGTCATCTCCCAGCATGCCTGCAGACAGGGCAAGGCAGTCTTCGGCGATCAAGCGGCCGTCGATTGAATCGGGACCGATGCCCCGCTCGATACATATCCGGGTCCGCTCAACAAGGCGGATCCATTTTTTCGTTTCCGCTTCTTCCATTTTCGGAAGGTCCTGCTTCAAGAGCATCTGCTCCTCTTCATTGAAATGATGGTTCCAGCGGTTTTGATCCGTCCGCTGCTTGTTGTCCCGTACGAGCGGAAGCAGCGCGTCCCATCGGATCGTCCCTTCGAGGCGAAGCGAGTTCTTCAATGCTTCGTTCTGCCCCAAAGACTGCTCCAGATCGGCGATCGATGCCCGGAGCTTTGCTTCATTAAGGGTGAGGATTTCGGCAATCGTCGTCTCCTTGAGGATCTTCTCGATATCGTCAAGCCCCATGGCAAGCGACTTCAGGAGCAGCACCTTCTCGAGCTCCCTGACCTCCTCTTCGGAATAGAGCCTTCTGCCGGAAGGGTCTTTGGCAGCAGGTGATACTAATCCAATCTGGTCATAATACCGGACCGCGCGCACCGTAATATCCAAATGTTTCGCTACTTCTCCTGTCGTATGTAAGCCCATTTACCAAAACACCTCCAAAAAAACTTGCAGGTGACGTAACGTCATCCTATATGATGAGAATACCATAGATTGGCAGCAGAGGAGAGGTAGCTTTTGAATAGTATCGGCTGGTTGATTGTTTTCAGTGAAATTGGATTTTGGGTCGTCATTTTGCTCGGACTTGTGCTTCGCTACGTCGCAGGAAAGGAGAAGGCAGGGCTGTTCTTCCTCGCCCTTACACCGGTGATCGATCTCCTTCTTCTCATCGCGACAAGCGTCGATCTTTATCGTGGGGCGACGGCGACGACGATCCACGCTGTGGCAGCGGTTTATATCGGAGTATCCATCGCGTTCGGGAAGAGCATGATCCGCTGGGCGGACGAACGCTTTCAATATTATGTTACGAAATCCGGTCCGAAACCAAAGAAACGCAAAGGGATGGAGTATGCGCGTCATTACTTCAAAAGCTTTCTGCAGCACATCCTTGCTTATGCGATCGGGTCCGCTTTCCTGTGGGTCTTGATCTGGTTGATCGGCGATCCGGAGAGAACCGAAGCGCTCTTCGGCGTCTGGCGGATCTGGTCGCTTGTCCTCGGAGCGGATTTCCTGATCGCTTTAAGTCATTTCCTATGGCCGAAGAAGTAAGAGCGGAGCACGGCTTCCGCTCTTTTTTTCGTTGATAATTTCAGGGCCGAATAGTTTTATGGGAGCCACTCCTGCCAAATTAAAAAACTCTCTCTGGAGGATCATCAATGGATTGAAAGAGGAATGGAAGCAGGTGAGGGACGAATGGTTAACGAAAGTATGGATAGATGGAAGTATGATCAGGAAGTTTCCAACCATTTTGCAGGCTGCATGAAGAAGAGAATAGCAGGAGGGAGAGAAGTGGATGGGGACCCGAAGTCAAAGGGATGGGATGTTTTTTAGAGGCCTTAGGTGAACCCCTCTTGTAATCAAGTATGGGAGTGATTTTTCTAATGGAAATCCATTTCAAAGTGCAAAGAATTAAAGCAGAACAAACGTACCATCTTCGACACCAAATACTCAGACCACATCAATCGTTTCAGGCATGTCAATATGATACGGATCATGATTCCGGGGCATTTCATATAGGTGCGTTCCATAAAAGAGAATTGGTCAGTGTGGCTTCTTTTTATCCTGAATCTCATCCGGAATTGGCAGACTCTCATCCATATAGATTAAGGGCTATGGCTACTGTCGAAGAATATAGAGGGAAGGGAGCAGGAAGGGAGGTAGTGACCTTTGGAGAGAGCGAATTGAAACATCTTGCAGCAGATCTGCTTTGGTGTAAAGGCAGGACTTCTGTAAAGCAATATTATGAGAGGCTTGGTTTTCAACCTTTCGGAGAAGCTTTTGACTATCCTTCCCTAGGGCCGCATGTAATTATGTATAAAGAGCTTAGGTAGGGTTTCCTGTTATTAGATAAACCAAATATCATTGGAACCATAGTTGCTATGTTACAATGATATTTATTGAATACATAATTTTACAGGGGTGATCTTTCATGGATACAACGCAGCAGAATAGTACGGCCTGGGACCAGAAAGTAGAAGAGGGCTCCAAGTACACAAAGCCTGTAAGCAGGGAAGTGATAGAAAAAGCGAAGAAGGATGAATGGAGTATAAGCGTGACAACGGAAAAACAAGTACCCAGGCACTGGTTTCCTGAATCGTTGAAGGATGTGAAAATCCTTTGTCTGGCTTCCGGAGGGGGACAACAGGCACCCGTTCTCGCTGCGGCAGGAGCAGATGTTACGGTGACGGATATTTCTAAGAAGCAGCTGGAGCAGGATCGGAATGTCGCAGACAGAGACGGATTGTCTTTAAGGGTTGTACAAGGGGACATGACAGATCTGAGTGACTTTGAGGATGAATCGTTTGATCTGATCGTCAACCCGGTTTCAAATTTGTTTGTGAAAGATGTACACCTCGTTTGGAAAGAAGCATACAGGGTTTTGAGCCGTGGTGGTGTTCTGATCACTGGTTTCACCAATCCGCTGTTATGGATTTTTGATGATGAAAAGGAAAGAGAAGGGATACTGGATGTGAAGCACTCGGTACCGTCGTCGACGCTTGATTATATGCCGGAAAGCGATGTCGAAGCATACATAAAATCAAACCAGACCATTGAGTATGCTCATACGTTGGAAGATCAGATACAGGGCCAGATCAATGCTGGGTTTGTCCTTAATGGATTTTACGAAGACGATTTCGGCGGAACCAGAATATTGGATAAACATATCAAAACCTTCCTTGCTACAAGAGCTGTGAAAGCGTAGAATTATTCTTCCTTTAATAACGTCTCTCACAAGATAGGGGAAATGAGGTTAGGAGTGGAAGTATTAGACACGCGATCATTCATGCGATTAACGCGGTTATTTTTGTTCTTTTGTTAGGTACGGGAGCCATGTTGTTCTTTGGTACTCATTTTGTCCCCCAGCCGGACCCCTACACAGCGGAGAATGTGGCCATCGTTTTCATTTATATCCTTTGGGCGGTGAGTTATTGGCTTCAGTTCAAGGTGCAGACGTATAAAAGTATTGTGTTTATAAATGTTGGTCTTATTGTTTTCCTTGGTTTTTATGTTGTTTTTATGTATTATCCCATAACTTTTTTGGAATTGTTTCTGGAGTAAGCAGGGAGAAAGTTTTTTATGTTCATGGCTTACACTCCAATGATGTTGCAGCGTAAACGGTCATATACTTGATTATCATGCAGGAGGTCGGATATGGACATAAGAAAAGCACAGCAGGGCGATGCTCTGGGAGTGGCCGAGGTTCAAGTAGATACGTGGCATTCTACATACAGTCCTATCGTACCGGAAAGTTATTTGCAGAGGATGACTTATGCGGGACGGGAAAAGAAATGGCGAAAAATCATTGCTGCGGAACAGGTATACGTAGCCGCTGTGCCGGCAGAGGGCATCGTCGGTTTCATTCATGGAGGGCCGGAAAGAAGCGGCCTTTATGCTGGATTTAACCAGGAGGTTTATGCACTTTACATCAGGAAAGAGCACCAGGGGAAAGGGCATGGAACGCGGCTTCTGGATGCGTGGAGGACGGGGCTGCTGCATAGGGATGTGCCTGTCCTCGTACGGGTGCTTGAAGACAATCCTGCTTGTGCTTTTTACGAAAAGAAGGGTGCGGGTAGGATCGACAGTCAGACGGTGACCATCGATGGTGTCGATTTGGAGGAAGCTGTATATGGATGGGGCGATATCCGGCAAATCGACTTCTGAACAAAAAAGAGGAACCTGTCACAGGTTCCTCTCTTTTGTTATAGATGGTTCTGGGTAAGTTTGTTGATCTTAACTTTCAATTGGACGATAGAGATGACGTAAAGGGCGATTAGAAAGCCATACAAAACTTTGAGAGCTGTGTAGATCGGATGTCCGGTGACACCAGGCTGGAAGATGGTTGCAGCAAGAACGAGAGTAACCAGGAACAGCGGGATCAGCAGATTGACGAGGAGCCGGTACTTATGCGCTTCCGTCTCGTGATCGGTATAAATGTCCGGTGCGTCTTCGTTTACTGTGAGCGGTTTACGGAAATAGTGCCAGCCGTGGAAGCGCTCGACCTTCTCCCATCCAGCTTCTTCGAACAAAGCTAAATAGCTGTCGATATCCTCGTCCGTCCCGTTCCTGTAGTCCAGTTTATAGACGTATTCGCCCGGTTCTCCCTGTATGAATGTGTAAAGACCGAAGCGGTACCGGGCCAGATGCCAGCCGTCCTTGGCCATCGATTGCAGCCATTCGGCTTCTTTATTGTCCTGCCATGTAAAAAATATCCGTATCGTTCGTTTATACATTCGTTTTCGCTCCTGTTCTTCCTTTTCTCAATTTCCGGCAGCGGTATGCGAAGCCGAGGAAAACCATTCCAGTGATCATGGTAGGGAACAAGGCAATTATTCCTATCCATTTGAATGCCTCACCGATCCAGGTAGGAAGCCCCGCCTCGCTGCTGAGGGCGCTCAGCAGGAAGGCAAGAACGGTCGTAACCAGCGACCATAGGGCCCATTTCCCGTCTTTCTCTTTCTCTGTT
This sequence is a window from Bacillus sp. SB49. Protein-coding genes within it:
- a CDS encoding GNAT family N-acetyltransferase, with protein sequence MDIRKAQQGDALGVAEVQVDTWHSTYSPIVPESYLQRMTYAGREKKWRKIIAAEQVYVAAVPAEGIVGFIHGGPERSGLYAGFNQEVYALYIRKEHQGKGHGTRLLDAWRTGLLHRDVPVLVRVLEDNPACAFYEKKGAGRIDSQTVTIDGVDLEEAVYGWGDIRQIDF
- a CDS encoding class I SAM-dependent methyltransferase, with protein sequence MDTTQQNSTAWDQKVEEGSKYTKPVSREVIEKAKKDEWSISVTTEKQVPRHWFPESLKDVKILCLASGGGQQAPVLAAAGADVTVTDISKKQLEQDRNVADRDGLSLRVVQGDMTDLSDFEDESFDLIVNPVSNLFVKDVHLVWKEAYRVLSRGGVLITGFTNPLLWIFDDEKEREGILDVKHSVPSSTLDYMPESDVEAYIKSNQTIEYAHTLEDQIQGQINAGFVLNGFYEDDFGGTRILDKHIKTFLATRAVKA
- a CDS encoding MerR family transcriptional regulator, which produces MGLHTTGEVAKHLDITVRAVRYYDQIGLVSPAAKDPSGRRLYSEEEVRELEKVLLLKSLAMGLDDIEKILKETTIAEILTLNEAKLRASIADLEQSLGQNEALKNSLRLEGTIRWDALLPLVRDNKQRTDQNRWNHHFNEEEQMLLKQDLPKMEEAETKKWIRLVERTRICIERGIGPDSIDGRLIAEDCLALSAGMLGDDPVLIDKFWQARKSEETSAELGLYPVSLDILTFLEEAFQHLPEQALPHPEHTRVPGGDD
- a CDS encoding DUF2812 domain-containing protein, with product MYKRTIRIFFTWQDNKEAEWLQSMAKDGWHLARYRFGLYTFIQGEPGEYVYKLDYRNGTDEDIDSYLALFEEAGWEKVERFHGWHYFRKPLTVNEDAPDIYTDHETEAHKYRLLVNLLIPLFLVTLVLAATIFQPGVTGHPIYTALKVLYGFLIALYVISIVQLKVKINKLTQNHL
- a CDS encoding GNAT family N-acetyltransferase, with product MEIHFKVQRIKAEQTYHLRHQILRPHQSFQACQYDTDHDSGAFHIGAFHKRELVSVASFYPESHPELADSHPYRLRAMATVEEYRGKGAGREVVTFGESELKHLAADLLWCKGRTSVKQYYERLGFQPFGEAFDYPSLGPHVIMYKELR